The genomic stretch CGACAAAGTAATGCTGAACCAATTTATCAGTATCGAGAATGTGGCGTATTACGGGGTCTCGGTCTATATTGCCACGGTGATCATTGTCCCTTCACGGGCGATGCACCAGATAACCTATCCGCTTACTGCCGAACTTTTGAATGTTGGAGATATTGTGGAATTGGATAAGTTGTACAAAAAAAGCTCATTGACCTTGTTTATTGCTTCGGGCATCTTGTTTGTATTGATCATTCTCAACCTGAACGATTTGTATTTGATGTTGCCCGAGAATTATAGAAACGGTTTTACCATTGTGTTTTTGATTGGGTTGGCCAAGGTGATGGATTCCGTTTTGGGGAACATTAATTCTATTTTGTACAATTCTGATTACTACAAAACGGTACTTGTATTTGGGGTGTGCTTAGCTGCTTTGACCATTCTCCTCAACTATTTGCTGATTCCAAGGTTGGGCTTGGAAGGGGCTGCTTTAGCAAGTTTTGTATCCATTTTTATATTCAATTTGGTGAAGGTCGTTTTTGTAAAGATGAAGTTTGGCATTATGCCATTTACCTCGGCCACGTTTAAGGTTTTTACCACGTTGGTGCTATTGGCCGTGCTGTTCGACCTTTTGCAATTTCAGTTTCACCCCATCATAAATATTGGACTTAAATCTTTGCTTGTGGTGGTGATGTATGTTGGTATTCTGTATCGTTTCAATATATCGGAAGATGTTACTGGATTCCTTTCCAAATGGTTCAAAAAAAATACCCCGTAGCGGATAAATCCAACTACGGGGTAAACAACTAACCAACCTAAAAACTTATTTTTAATTATTTCTTCTAGAAGAACCTCTGGAGCTACTTGTTCTGGCACTGCTTTTTCTTGCAGTTGTACTTCTGCTCACACTTGGCCTAGAACTGCTCTTTCTGCTTACAGTGCTTTTTCTAACACTGGGGCTAGAGCTTCTGGAAACGGCTTTCCTTGAAGTAGAGCTCCCTCTGCTAACCGTAGACCTACTTGGTGTTCTCGCTGTGGTCTGGGGCTTTCTGTAGGTACTCTGTGCAGAACGTTTTACCGTTCTGCTACTGGTACGGGGTGCTGCTTTTCTAACATCGGAGCTCCTACTATTGGATGCTCTGGTGGCTTTATTATTGGAAGCCGTGGTTCTACTAGATCTTGTTACATTATTTGAATTTCTGTTTACATTGCTTCTAGAGTCCCTTGTGGCTACTGTCTGCCTTTTAACAGTATTGCTTGAACGGTTCACCGTTGTGTTTCCTCTACGCGAAGCATTGTTGGAAACTGTGGCATTGCTTCTGCCATAATCGCCTCTTCTAATGGTGTTGTCCCTAACGGCAACCCTTCTATCATTTCTATAGATATTTTCCCTTCTATAGGTATTGTTGTTTCTGTACACCTTGCCCAATCTGGCATAGGCACGTCTGGTGTTATGTCTATAAGGCGCATAATACGTATATCTAACGGGTCTGTAATACCTTCTATAGGGTCTTGCGTACACATTACAGAATCCTACGGCAGGTCTTGCAAAATATCTATGGAACGGTCTGTATACGTATCCTCTGTTGTAGATATTAATGTACCCTGTATAGTGGCTAAAAACACCTCCGTTATAATAAACGTGCAAGCCACCGATTCTACGAACCCTACCATTGTTGTACCATATATCCACGTTACCAATTTGAGAAACACGACCGTAATAGTCATAAAAAATGGGTGTGTTTTCTACTTGGATCACGGCGCCATAGTCGTCATACTGAACAAATGGATTGTAGTTGTATCCCGAATTAAAGGTGATCCCAACATTTCCAATTTGCGCTCCAACGCCTACATTGACCCTATTATCTATGTAAAAGTCGAACTCACCATCTGGATACACCGAGAAGGTTACGCCATCTTCCACAAAAATGAAAGAATTTCCATATCTGTAATTGGTGGCAGTGGCCGCTGTGTTCGTTATTTCTGCTTGGATACTTGGTATTCCAAAAAGAACCGCTGTTATAATGAGTACTAACTTTTTCATAATACAAGGTTTTAAGTTCTAGATGCAACTATTTACATCCACCCTGTATAAAGCAATCAGCGTGCCAAAAAATATAACACGCTGATTTTCAATCTAAAAAAACTTAAAAAAGATACTTATTTAATTATAAACATCGATCTACGGTTCAATTGATGGGCTTCTTCCGAGCATTTTTCACCATTGGAACAGTTGTTGATCAATTGTGATTCTCCATAGCCTTTAGAAGTCAATCTTTTACGGTCAATTCCTTTTTCAACAAGCCATTCAAGGGTAGATTTGGCCCTTCTTTCGGATAGCTGCATATTGTAATTGTCGTCCCCTCTGGAATCGGTGTGGGATTCTATATGGATGTTCAATTGTGGATATTGCTTCATGGCCTGTAATATTTTGGCCAATTCCACCTCTGCATCCGGACGGATGTTATGCTTGTCAAAATCAAAGTAGATGGGCTGTAGATCTAATCTGCATCCCAAATCGTTGACAGGGCAATCGGGTGGGGTAAGGGCGATGTTTACTTGCAGCATCATAGCACCTTCCGGAGTTGTGACCACTTTTTCTTGTGGCAAGTATTCTTTCTCGTCATTGGATGCCCTTACTACGTATTGATTATTGCAATCTATGTCCTCTTCAAATTTATAGTTGCCGTTAGCTTCGGTAACCTGCTGGGATACTACCTTGTTGTCCTTGTCCAATAAGTATACGGTGGAACCTTGAAGTGGTTCTCCGGTTTTGGCATCGGTAATGGCCCCATAAAAAACAGGGTTACAGTTTTCGGCAACAAGATAAATATCATCGAAACTGCTGCCTCCTTGGCCGTCCCGATTTGAGGAAAGATATCCCACTTTTGCTTTTTCGTTTATAATAAACCCAAAATCATCTTGGTTTGAATTTATAGGCTGTCCCAGATTTTTGATGGACTCCTTATTTATTTGACCCAGCGGCACCATGAATATATCCAAACCACCCAGCCCCAAATGACCATCACTGGAAAAAAAGAGTTTATTGTCGTCGCTGACAAAAGGAAAAGTCTCCCTCTCCGATGTATTGATCTGTGGTCCCAGATTTACGGGCGCTCCATAAGTTCCATTTGCCAGAATATCCACATACCAAAGGTCGGAAGACCCAAGCCCCCCTTCTCTGTTGGAAGAAAAATATAAACGGTTTTCTTCTGGGTTTAGCGCAGGATGGGCAGTTGAATAGGAATGGTTGTTAAAGGGAAGTTCCACCACATTGCCCCAAGTGTTATCCTCCTTTAATGTGGCCTTGTAGATCTTAAGGCTCACCAATCGTTGCTTGCCCCGTTTCTTTTTACCGTTAATGTAATTGTTCCGGGTAAAGTAAATGGTTTTGCCATCTTTGGTGAACACTGCAGAGGATTCGTGATAGGGGGAATTTACGTCGCCTTCCAATTTTTTTATTTGGATCAATTTACCGTCCTCGCCCAGTTCTGCTTCAAACAGATCTAGGTAGGGTAGTCCGTTCCAATCGTGTATTTTACTGCCTTCGGTATTTATGGAAGAAGAAGCAAATACGATCTTGCTTCCAAAGTAGGAAGGCCCAAAATCCGACCCATCCATACCCTCCGTAATGTTTATGACTTGGTATTGATTACTGCTTGTATTGGCCAATTCTTGAAAAGATTCCCAATTATAGGAGGACTCCCCGGAAGATGCTGTATATTTCTGCATCAAGGATCTGGACTCTTCCATTTTACCAATACTTTTTAAGCTCTGTGCGGCTCTGTAATAGTAATCGGCGCCGACCTCATCTGGATAGGTTTCTACCAATTTGACATACCAAACAGCAGCTTCGCCATATTCACTATTAAAGTAATAGGTGTCGCCCAATTTTTTAAAGATCTGTGCAGAGGTATAACCGTCCTCGACGACGCTCAAATATATTTTTCGGGCATCGATATAGTCATAATTAAAAAATTCTTCGTTCGCCTTTTTAATCTTGTTTTCTTGTGCAAGGCCAACCTGCGCTATACATATAATGGTAAGGATTTGAATGATTTTTTTTGTGGTCATAGCTATGGTATTAGAAGAATCTAGGGGTTACTACACGGTCTGATTTATTGAACAGGTCGAAGCGAAGGAACACTTCGTAAGATCCATTGCTGAACTGTTCTATCTCGGTGGATTGGTAATCGTATGCAAATCCCGCAAAAAAGTTATCGGTAATTTGGAATCCTGCAAGGCCGCTAATGGAAGCGCTCCAACGGTAGGATGCACCGAGCGTTAACTTTTCATGAATCAGGAAATTTGCCGATAAATCCCACTGCAAAGGTGCACCGCTCACGTATTTTACAAGTGTCGCGGGTTTAAACTTAAGATTTTGGTTCAGGTCGAAGACGTAACCGGCAATAAGAAAATAGTGCAGGCGCTCTATGGCAATGTCCTCTGTATCGGCGTTTTCCAAATTACTATCATCAAAATGTTTGGAGTTCAAAAAGTTGGGCACCGAAATACCTGCATAAAATTTTTCGTTGTTCAGATAGATTCCAGCTCCAACCTGCGGGATTAGCGTATTGTCCACATTACTTTGAAAGAACTGATCGTTTTCCGCATAAATATTGAGCAGCGAATAATCTACGTTCAGCATGTCCAATCCAGCTTTTAGCCCCATAGATAGTTTGGTTTCCAATCCAACATTTATCCGGTAGGCGTAATCCACCACAACATTGGATTCCACAAGGGGATCGATCCTATCGTGAACTATAGATAGGCCAAGCCCCATATTTTTATAAAGTCCGATCGGGGAGTTTACCGTGAAGGTTGCGGTTTGTGGCGCTCCTTCAAAGCCTACCCATTGTGTTCTTCCCAACAGGCCAAAGCTCAATACCTCCCTTGAACCTGCATAGGCCGGGTTCACCACTTGGGTGTTGTACATGTACTGGGTGTATTGCGGGTCTTGTTGGGCATTTATGCCAACTGTGGTCAAGAGCAACATAAGAATGCAGATGTATGGTATTACTGGCATTTTAATGGGCTTCATCAACTTTTCTACTTGATTCTTCATTTATATTGATTGCTATTTTTTATCCTCGATTAATGTATAGGTACCCTGTATATTCTGCTTCGCCCGGGTTGTTCCCGGTAAAGGTTAGAATGTAGAAGTAGGTACCACTTGGTAGTTCTTCGTTCTTTCTTACCGTGACTCTACCATCGGAAATTCCGTAGAATAGATCATTGCCCTGTCCATAGCCTTCCTTTTCATAGACCATTACACCCCATCTGTTGAATATCTGCAGTTTGTTTTGCGGATAGATTTCTATGCCTTGGATAAAGAAAAAGTCGTTCAATCCATCCTCATTGGGTGTAATCCCATTAAATATCTCAAAGCCAATTGGTTCACCAGGTTCACCGGGGCCTCCAGGATTATCTCCACCTGGGCATGCATCGACCGGAATATTTATTACGGTAGGTTCGTCTTCGGTATAGCTATCGTTATCCGATAAATCGTCATACTGAATATCCAAACCAAAAAGGGACGAAGTAGCACTGGCTTGGTTTACAAAGGAACCTGCATCAATATCAACTTGTTGAATGTCGTAGGTGGCTTGATAGGTCCAGACCTCGTCAGGGGAGAGAACCCCATCGTTGTTTTCATCGCTAATGGGTCCCGCAATCACACCACCCAACAATTCGTCGGTAAGCACCACATTTACCATGTCAATATCGGTAAGGTTGATAATGCTAAAGTTGTAAAGTATACTTTCGGCGCATTCATTATTATCGTTGTCAATAAGTGCCCCTTGTTTTATAAGTCCCAAACCAGATTCCGGATCGGGACTCCCATCTGTGCAGGAATCTTCGGGAACCGGAGTTCTTGTGAATTCGTCTTCAAACAAGCTGTCATCATCCGAAAGATCTTCCACCAAGCTATCGTCGGGGGCAAACCCGGATACTTCTGCCTGGTTAACGACCGAACTGTTATCGATATCCTCTTGGGTTATAGCATACAAAGCGAAGTAGGTCCATGTCTCGCCAACGGAAAGGATTCCATCATTGCCATCATCCGATACGGCCAAAGGCCCGGGAATTTCGCCGCCTAAAAGCTCATCTTCCAAGATAATGCCATCCAAATCGGCATTCCCCGTATTGGTCAAGGTGAATGTATAAAGAATACTTTCCAAACATCCATCGCCGTTGGCATCCACGACCACACCTTCTTTTATAAGTCCCATGT from Flagellimonas oceani encodes the following:
- a CDS encoding gliding motility-associated C-terminal domain-containing protein, coding for MKKNDSPKKQVKPIPHCRQKILVMLFALGISIHGSANSSVNVPHELVPSITLEQSGIAIEDIDAGPGCNYILYTFAITNTSTNGEVFTNVNLNHSLPVLGDLISFNGGDDNNNNLLDVDEVWEYSALYTIQSADINSGQVASEADVTAEVQGQPGVTVSDLDTSEIDLTFCQGGIAVVKQGFATNDLDQGGLGCVYIFYNFIVTNQGQQVLENPILTDPLLGGEIVGPEEGDSNTNGKLDLNETWVYQYVYEIQPEDIANGIVENQAEVTANVDGKPDVTVSDLSHFDDPLDDAPTVISLLHCQTPDMGLIKEGVVVDANGDGCLESILYTFTLTNTGNADLDGIILEDELLGGEIPGPLAVSDDGNDGILSVGETWTYFALYAITQEDIDNSSVVNQAEVSGFAPDDSLVEDLSDDDSLFEDEFTRTPVPEDSCTDGSPDPESGLGLIKQGALIDNDNNECAESILYNFSIINLTDIDMVNVVLTDELLGGVIAGPISDENNDGVLSPDEVWTYQATYDIQQVDIDAGSFVNQASATSSLFGLDIQYDDLSDNDSYTEDEPTVINIPVDACPGGDNPGGPGEPGEPIGFEIFNGITPNEDGLNDFFFIQGIEIYPQNKLQIFNRWGVMVYEKEGYGQGNDLFYGISDGRVTVRKNEELPSGTYFYILTFTGNNPGEAEYTGYLYINRG
- a CDS encoding lipopolysaccharide biosynthesis protein, producing MGVVLKQSIQNTVVTYLGFLFGAINTLFLYIKILPDQYYGLVTFILASGAILMPLMAFGVHNTLVKFYSNHQEVEKDGFFTLMLLIPLLGILPVALVGLIWYDPIGDWVSQVNPMVKDYLWYVFFVGLAMAYFEVFYAWCRVYLKSVFGNFMKEVFARVGVSILLILFYFDVISLDSFFKCLVGLYVLRTVIIKIYAFTLRMPKLDFKFPPYTREILSYSFLIILGGSAALILLEIDKVMLNQFISIENVAYYGVSVYIATVIIVPSRAMHQITYPLTAELLNVGDIVELDKLYKKSSLTLFIASGILFVLIILNLNDLYLMLPENYRNGFTIVFLIGLAKVMDSVLGNINSILYNSDYYKTVLVFGVCLAALTILLNYLLIPRLGLEGAALASFVSIFIFNLVKVVFVKMKFGIMPFTSATFKVFTTLVLLAVLFDLLQFQFHPIINIGLKSLLVVVMYVGILYRFNISEDVTGFLSKWFKKNTP
- a CDS encoding OmpA family protein, coding for MTTKKIIQILTIICIAQVGLAQENKIKKANEEFFNYDYIDARKIYLSVVEDGYTSAQIFKKLGDTYYFNSEYGEAAVWYVKLVETYPDEVGADYYYRAAQSLKSIGKMEESRSLMQKYTASSGESSYNWESFQELANTSSNQYQVINITEGMDGSDFGPSYFGSKIVFASSSINTEGSKIHDWNGLPYLDLFEAELGEDGKLIQIKKLEGDVNSPYHESSAVFTKDGKTIYFTRNNYINGKKKRGKQRLVSLKIYKATLKEDNTWGNVVELPFNNHSYSTAHPALNPEENRLYFSSNREGGLGSSDLWYVDILANGTYGAPVNLGPQINTSERETFPFVSDDNKLFFSSDGHLGLGGLDIFMVPLGQINKESIKNLGQPINSNQDDFGFIINEKAKVGYLSSNRDGQGGSSFDDIYLVAENCNPVFYGAITDAKTGEPLQGSTVYLLDKDNKVVSQQVTEANGNYKFEEDIDCNNQYVVRASNDEKEYLPQEKVVTTPEGAMMLQVNIALTPPDCPVNDLGCRLDLQPIYFDFDKHNIRPDAEVELAKILQAMKQYPQLNIHIESHTDSRGDDNYNMQLSERRAKSTLEWLVEKGIDRKRLTSKGYGESQLINNCSNGEKCSEEAHQLNRRSMFIIK